The Faecalibacterium sp. I3-3-33 DNA window ATGTAGTCAGTTCAAGGGACGCCCCCCCAAAAAGGCAAGTTCTAAGAACAAAAAATAATATCGTAAGGCCCGATTCTAGAGAGGGTTAAGGATACCATAACGGAGTTTTACCAGCCGGCAGGCACTGTCTGCTGCGGTAGAACGACCGGTCTATGGGTGTACCTCCCATCTCTGGAATCGGGCCTTTTTGCGTTTTGCAGGCTGGTTCAGTGCACGGCGTGAACCCCTATCCAGTCTCCGTCATCGGTATCCTTCCCCTCCCTGAGTCCGGGGGAAAGGACACGAAAATGACTGACGTGATGAACTGCGTGGACAAGCTGCTGGAGAAAAAGATCACCGGCTACAAGCAGCGCATGGCTGTGAACCCCTGCGGTGTTTATCGTTAGCCTTCCAAATTTTCGACTTTTCACGACTTATCGAAAATTTTGAGGTTACACATGAGTTTCAATAATGGTAATGAACGTCGCAAGCTGAACGCAAAGCGGGAGCAACTCCGTGTGCAGTACCGCGAAGCCGGGATGAGCGAAGAGGCAATTCAGGCGATGTATGAGTTTGATCTGGGCGTCCTGAACAGTGAACGCGCCTATGATGCCAACACGGTGGCAGTCTGTGATGGCGAAGATGACGTTGACGCAAGGAAAGCAGCTGATCTTAAGCAATATGAGGCTGCGATCACGGTAACGGATACCTACCGCGAAACCAAGAGCCGCTTTGCATGGATCGGCGAAATCGAGAATGAGCGGCCGCTGGCTGCTCTTGAAAGCTTATCGGAACTCGACCTCAAAATTCTTACGCTCTATGTCTATGCCGGGTACACCGAGTCCGAGATTGCAAGTGCCTTGGAATCCAAAAGAATTACGATTCATAAGCGAATCGAGCGAATGGCTATGTTTTTGAAGAACTTTTGAACTATTTTCTTTTCTGGGTAACAATTTGCCCCTTCTCGATGGCTCGTAAGTGAAGGGACAATTTCCCAAGCGGCACCTGCCGCAGGGCAAAACGTCCGACCTCAGGGACCTTGAAAACTGAATAGTTCCGTCATCTGGTACTCCGATAATGATACTTCCGTAATTCGCGGCCCGGTCACAAAGCAGACGGGGTGGCTGAAATGCCAATGAAGCGGTACAAGTCCGCTGCCAGATGTTTATGCCCCACTCGCAGGGGGCCGAGGGCGAATATGCGAGACCTTTAATCATATTGATCCGGGAACTGCCGGGCACGTTTTTGCGCATTCGGCAGTTCCCGTTTTTTACGTATCCCAATTTAATCTTTACCCGAATATTCACTTTTGATACATAGGAGGACGCTTTTATGGATGAGTTGAACCCCACGGTGCGCGAGCAGGAGATCTACGAGGAGATGGAGCTGACCCCTGAGATGGTCAAGTCCATCCGCACCCTCTGCAGCACCTGTCTGCGGCACTTTGTGGATGCAAAGGCTTTCAAAATCGCGCTTGTACCCAGCGCAGACCGGAGCATGGACACCTGCACCGTCTGCCAGATGCGGCGCGGTTACGATTATGTGGTCATGCACCGCTGACCCAACCATACCACCATACCGTGAACAAAGCCCGCTGCGGAACATCCGGCAGCGGGCTTTGTACATAACAACATGGAGGTGCAATTTTGCAGCAAAACTGGAAATTCCAACGTGGAGACATCTTCTTCACCCATTTTGGGGCGAGCACTGGCTCGGAACAGTGCGGTGACCGCCCGGCGGTCATTCTTCAGAATGACGTGGGCAATTATCACTCGCCGACCCTGATCGTTGCGACCATGACAAGCAAGGCGGAAAAGAAAGTAAATCAGCCGACCCACTGCCTGTTGGAAAACGCAGGGTTGAATATGCCATCCGTTGTGCAGGCAGAGCAGATCTTCACCATCGACAAGAGCCGGGCGCTGAAGTATCTGGGGCATCTGACCCCGGAGGAAATGCGCCGGGTGGATGATGCAGTTCGGATCAGCCTTGCGCTGAACCCTATGGGCAGCATCCAGCAGATAGAGCCTATCCGGCGCTCTACGGCGGTCTACGCGCCGCCTGAGGTGGTGAATGGCAAACCGCCTGTCTACCCCTATACGCCCATCCGGTCGTCCTTTGAGAACGCCGGTAGCATCGAGGAAATGATGCTGTACACCGAGTTGCAATCCGCGGTTCATGCCATGATCCAGCGGCTGGAATACAGCTTCACCTTCAATCCCAGCCTGCTCACCATCCCGAAGCGTAAGCAGCAGGTGGCTGAGATCTTAGAGGAAGCCGAGAAGTACATTTGGAGAATCAAGGAGGAAATGCGATGCGCCTGAACGACAACACTACTTTCATTGGTATCAACCCGCCGTACCAGCTTTCGGTCATCCATAGCAGCAAGCTGATCTATCCCCGCGAGATCTACCAGCGGGGCGTGGAGCGCAAGCGGGTGGAGCTGATCGCCAGGGACTTCAACGAGTACATCGTTAACGAGCCGAAGGTCAGCTTCCGCAACGGCAGGTACTATGTGATGGATGGGCAGCACACCATCGAGGGCTGCATCCTCCTTAACGGCGGCGAGGATCGCCCGATCCTCTGCAAGGTCTATACCGGTCTGACGATGGAGCAGGAAGCCCTGCTCTTTGCGGAGCAGAACGGTCACACCGCACCTCTGTCGGCGGGCATCAAGCTGCGCGCCAAGGTAGTGGGCGGTGATGCGCCTTCCAAGGCGTTTGTTGCAGCCACCAACCGGGTGGGGCTGTCCCTCAACTACGACAGCATGCAGCTGAGCGACTACCGTATCAGCTGCGTGGGCACGGCGCTGAAGCTGTACGACCAGCTGGGCGAAGAAATCTACTGCGAAGCCCTGCGGCACATCGTGGCAGCGTGGGAGGGCAGACCGGATTCCTTCCGGGCGGCTGTCCTGCGGGGCGTGATGTACTTTGTGCAGCTGTATCATGGACAGTACAGCGCGGAGCGGCTTGTCCGTGCGCTGAGCGGCGTCCATCCCATGGAACTCTACCGTATCAGCCGGGATAACCCTGCCAAGCTTCCGGGCTGGCGGCGGTACGTTTACCCCATCTACACCACCTACAACGGCAAGTGCAGGAAGGATGCACTGCCGATGAAGTTCTAAGCTCAAATATCTCCTTTGGCAAGGGCGATGGTACCCGAAAAGGCCATCGCCCTTTACATATAGTATTTTCTTTTGAATGATTGACATATTGAACTGGAAAGGGGAGGACAGGAATGAGCGAGATCGCAGCCTGCACTTTGATTCAGGAAGCGCCCGACCGCAAGACGGAGCGGTACATGATGATGTTCAAGGATTACCCGGATGTGGTGACGGTGGAACATCTTCAGAAGATGCTGGGGGTAGGACGGAAGATCGCCTACCTGCTGGTCAAGGAAAACAAGATCCGGTCTGTCCGTGTGGGGCGCAGTTACAAGATCCCGAAGATCTGCGTTGTAGAGTACCTGCTGGACAAGACTTGACATTCAGGAGGGATGCAGCCCCCAAAATCCCTTGCGCCATCCTTGCAAAGCAGCCTTATTTATTTTAAACTAAGGTTGCCTGAGCAAAGAGCGTTTGGCTACAAGGAAAGGAGCGTTTCTATGATAAATGTAGCTGGACATTTAAGAGAACAGAACGGTACATATCAGATGGTCCTGAGCTGGAAGGATGCAACCGGAAAGCGCAGAACCAAATCCATCAGCACAGGACTTCCTGTAAAAGGAAACAAAAAGCGGGCGGAATCTCTTCTGCGTCAGACACAAAAGGAGTTCAACCCGGAAACGATGCAGCAGGTCGGTGACCTGTCTGTGCCGGAATACCTGACCCGCTGGCTGCGGGAAAGCGTGATGAACCTTTCCCCGGATACTTACGGTCGATACGCCTACGATATGGGCAGGGTCATCATCCAGTATTTTTCAACGATTTTCTCATGGACTGGTTGAAAATGATGAAGCCCCGCGTGGCGGTCACGACCTATGCAAACTACGAGATCGTGCTCACACGCCGCAGATAAAAAAGAAAACTCCCCCAGACAAGCTGAGGGAGCTTCTTTTTTATGCCGGTGGTGGGGGTCTCCCGCGCACTGAGCGACAGCCCGCAGGGCTGATCGCTCGCCCTGCAAAGCAGGGCCGTGCTGTTCGACCCGCTCACACGCCGCAGATAAAAAAAGAAAACTCCCCCAGACAAGCTGAGGGAGCTTCTTTTTTATGCCGGTGGTGGGGGTCGAACCCACACGTGTTATTAGCACAAGGGATTTTGAGTCCCCCTCGTCTGCCATTCCGACACACCGGCGCATCGTTTTTTGAACGACTTTTATTATACCGGATTCTATGGGTAAAATCAAGAGGAAGTTTTACACCTTTTTCAAATCGTCCCGCCCGGCGCAAAATACTAACTCCGGTTCTTGCCCGGCGGCGCGGGCTGTGCTACACTAAGGTCATATCAAAACGTAAAATATGCCCACAAGGAGGGAACCGGACTTTGAAACATCTGCATTCTTTTGCTCGCCGCGCGGCGGCTTTTCTGCTGGCGGCGGTGCTGTGCGTCTGCATCCCGGCGGCAGCGGCTTCGGCTGCCACCACCATCGGCGGGGCCGATACTACCCTGATCCCCGCAGAGGACGAAAACTGTCTCAGCTGGCTGTTTGGCTCCAAGGATAAGATCACCATGCCGTACCTGAACATCAAGGGGCAGGGGCTCAAGCGCAACGTCACGCTGGATCTTGAGGACTGTCTGGTGGGCATCACCTATACCGAGCTTGGCTCCATTGGCAGCTACGTCAGCGCCAGCGCCGCGCAGCAGGCGTGGAAGGCGCAGGCGGTGGCGGTGCACTCCTATCTGGAATACCACAAGCAGTACGGCTCGTCTGCCAATGCGCTGATCTACACCCCGGTCAGCCAGATCCCGGCTTCTGCCCGCAATGCCATCCGCAAGGCGGTGCAGGCGGTCAAGGATGAGGTGCTGGTGTACAATGGCAGCGTGTGCGACGCGGTATGGTCGGCCAGTGCGGGCTACAACACCCAGACCGGCGTGTACGGCACCTGCGCCAGTCTGGACGCATGGGGCACGGATGTGCCCTATCTGCAAAGCGTGGAAAGCCCCTACGAGGAGCAGTACCACAACCTGCTGCGCCGGGTCATCGGCAAGGACTACACCTATATAGAATACAACGACAGCCGCACCGGCGAGCCCTACCAGAGCGCCGACACCACCCACAAGGATCTGGGCGGCTTTGTGCAGTACAACACGTTGGTGTCCAACGGGCGCAGCTACCGGTACATCAACCAGTTCGTCTCCTCCCGCTACTGCTTCGATTTTGGTGCGGACGCAAACGGCACCCCCTGCATGACCTACTACGGCTTTGGTCACGGCGTGGGCATGAGCCAGTGCGGCGCGGTGGGCTATGCCGCCGAGGAGGGCATGAACTACAAGCAGATCTTACAGCACTACTACACTGGCGCAAAGATCCGTACCAGTACCACCCGCAGCGGCGGGCTGTTCGGCTGGCTGGCGGGGCTGTTCCGCTGAGAGGCTATTTGACTGAAATTTTGGAAATACCTTCTCAAACGCCGCAGGATTTGGTATACTATATCCGTTTGTGAAAAATGAACGGGAAACATAACTGCGTGGAAAAACGCACGGATTGGAGTATCAGCATGGAGTTGGATCAGGAAAAGCAGAATCAGGAGGCTGCCGAGCGCTGCCGTGCACTGGCACAGCGCATCGTGCGGGAGCTGGCTCCCCGCAGCGTACAGGTGCTGGAGGACAGCGGGCTGCTGGAAAAAGCTTTTTGTAAAATGAATACTGCAGTGGTGCAAAGCGCCCCGGAGCTGCTGGTGGTGGCAGACCCCCAGTGGGTCAGCCTGCCCGCCGTACAGGCGGAAAAAGTGCTGCTGGTGTGCGCAGAGTACGCCGGCATGGCAGACTGCGCAAAGCAGCTTGTAGCACAGGGCTTCTGCCGGGAGCTTGCGTGGAAGGATCACGGCAAGGAGCAGCCGACGGCACTTTTCTGCCGCATGGACGCCCCGGAGCTGCCGGAGCTGGAAAACGGCTACGAGCAGCAGCTGGACATTCTGCGGGAGCGCACCCTGCTGGCCGAGCGCACCGCCGCCGAGCAGACCGCGCAGCTGGAGCGGCTGCGCAGCGACCTTTCCCTGAGCCGCAGCCATGAGCAGGCCTTGGAAAAGACCCTGAACAGCGTGGTCAACTCCACCTTCTGGAAGGCCAGCTGGCCGCTGCGGTATCTGGTAAGCAAGTGCCGCCAGCTGTGGCACACCTTCCCGCTGTTCGTCTTTTTTGCCACCCTGCGCCGGGTGGGCTTTGCGGGCGTAAAGGCACAGGCCAAGGCGAAGAAGGAGTACAAAAAGCTGTTCCCGGGCAAGACCATGCCCGCCGACCGCTTTGCGGACGTGGAACTGCTGGTGCGGCAGGCCGCAGACCAGCCCGCAGCACCCCTGATCAGCATCGTGGTGCCGCTGTACAACACCCCCCACGATTTTCTGGTGGAATTGCTGGACTCGGTGCAGAACCAGACCTACCGCAACTGGGAGCTGTGCATGGTGGATGCCGGTCAGGACGCGGACGTGGGTGCCCTCGTGCAGGAGCGCGCCAGCACGGACAGCCGCATCCGCTACCGGAAACTGGACAGCAACGAGGGCATTGCGGGCAACACCAATCAGGGCTTTGCCCTTGCCACGGGTGAATATATCGCCCTGCTGGACCATGACGACATCTTGCACCCCTGCGCACTGTGGTATGTGGCGGAAGCCATCGCCAAGCAGGGCGCGGACTTTGTGTACACGGACGAAGTGACCTTTGAAGGGGACATCGACCATCTGACGGTCTACCACTTCAAACCGGATTATATGCTGGATAACCTCCGCTCCAACAACTATATCTGCCACCTGAGCGTGTTCAGCGCGGCGCTGCTGGCAAAGGTGGGCGGCGACGAGCGGGCAGAGTTCAACGGCAGTCAGGATTACGACCTCTACCTGCGCCTGACCGAGCAGGCGGAAAAGATCGTGCACATCCCGCACCTGCTCTACTACTGGCGTTCCAGCCCGGCAAGCGTAGCCAGCAACATCTCTGCCAAGACCTACTGTCTGGAAGCGGCCATGAAGGCGCTGCGCGCCCACTACGACCGCATGGGCGTGCCGGTGGACGCGGTGACCATGGTGCCCAACACCCCGGGCTTCTACAAGACCGATTACACCATCACAAAGCCCGGGCGGGTCAGTGTGCTGATCCCCAGCTGCGACCATTCGGGTGACCTGCGGCTGTGTGTGGAGTCCATCTACCGCAAGACCACCTACCCGGATTTTGAGATCATCATCATCGAGAACAACAGCAAGGAGCCTGCCACTTTCCGCTGCTATGAGCAGCTGCAAAAGGAGCACCCGGACACCCTGCATGTGCTCACATGGCAGGGCACCGGCTTCAATTACAGCGCCCTGAATAACTTCGGCGCACGGGCTGCCACCGGCGAGTATCTGCTGCTGCTCAACAACGATACCGAGGTCATCTCGCCCCGCTGGATGGAGGAGATGGTCATGTACGCCCAGCAGGACCGTGTGGGCTGCGTGGGCGCAAAGCTGCTCTACCCGGACAACACCATCCAGCACGCGGGCATCGGCTTCGGCTTCCTGACGCTGGCGGCGCACATGCACAAGAACTTCCCCGTGGGACACCCCGGCTATATGGGACGGCTCTCCTACGCGCAGGACGTGTACGCAGTGACCGCCGCCTGCCTGATGGTGCGCAAGGACGTATACGAGCAGGTGGAAGGGCTGGACGAGAGCTTTGCCGTGGCCTTCAACGACGTGGACTTCTGCGTGCGCGTGCGGGAGGCGGGCTACACCAACGTGTTCACCCCCTTTGCCCAGCTGTACCACTACGAGAGCAAGAGCCGCGGGCTGGACGAAAGTCCCGCCAAGCGCAAGCGCTTTGCCTCTGAGGTGGAACGGTTCCAGAAGCGGTGGGCAAAGCAGCTGGCTGCGGGCGACCCCTGCATGAACCCCAACTTTGACCTGATGAAGGAGGACTTCAGCTTTGACATCAAGCCGCTGGAGTGAGCCTTTGACCCAAACTGAAACGAAAGGGGAAACGCAGATGGAGCTTTCGGCCTGTATCGTGGTGTATAACGGCGCGGAGGAAGCCATCAGAGCCGCCCAGACCGTGCTGGACTGCACCCGCCGCTACCCGCTCACCCTGTATCTGGTGGATAACGCCAGCCCGGACGGCAGCGGACAGCGGCTGACCGCCGCCGCAAAGGACGGCACCCTGCGCACCGCCCCCGGGCAGACGGTGCAGGTACTCTGCCGGATGGAGAACGGCGGCTTCGGCACCGGGCACAACACGGTGCTCTCGCTGCTGCACAGCCGGGTGCACTTTATCCTGAACCCGGATATCCAGCTGACCGCGGACACCCTGAGCGACCTTGCGGACTGGATGGCGGCGCACCCCGGCGTGGTGATGACCCGCCCGGGACTGACCTTCCCGGACGGCAAACCCCAGCAGCTGCCGCTGCGCCGGTGCAACGTGCGCGCCATGGCCTACCGTCAGCTGCCCTGTCTGCGCTTTTGGGCAAAGTACAACGACCGCTACCTGATGGCAGACAAAGACCTGACAAAGCCCACCGAAATTGAGTTCTGCACCGGCAGCTTTTCGGCGGTGGACACCGCCGCCTTCAAGGCGGTAGGCGGCTTTGACGAGGGGTACTTCATGTATGTGGAGGACGCCGACCTGACCCAGAAGATGCGCACCCGGGGCAAGGCGTATCTGGTGCCCCAGTACACCGCCATCCACGCGTGGCACCGCGCGGCGCACCGCAGCCTGAAGCCCTTTCTGTGGCAGCTGCGCAGCCTGCTGCGCTACTTTTCCAAGTGGGGCTTTGCGTGGTAAGCGGAGAAGAAAAAATAGTGTTTTTGATTCGTAGAAAGCGGTGTGCCGTCGGCACGCCGCTTTCTGCCTTTTCCACCTCTTGCATTTTGCGTGCTTTCATAGTAAAATAAAGTGTACTGCCATCGTCTTTTGCAAAAATGCAGATGCGGCAGACCCAAAATTGTTTACAGCGGACGCAGCTCCGCTTTGAATTAAGCTGCACATCTTTTTATAAGAAAAAAGGAGTGCACAAGTATGAAAGGCATTATTCTCGCCGGCGGTGCCGGCACACGGCTCTATCCTTTGACCATGGTCACCAGCAAACAGCTGCTGCCGGTCTACGACAAGCCCATGATCTACTATCCGCTGTCCACCCTTATGCTGGCGGGCATTCAGGATATCCTGATCATCTCTACCCCTACCGATACGCCCCGCTTTGAGGCGCTGCTGGGCGATGGCAGCCAGTACGGCATCCATCTGCAGTATAAGGTGCAGCCCTCCCCGGATGGTCTGGCACAGGCCTTTATTCTGGGTGAGGAGTTCATTGGCGACGACTGCTGCGCCATGATCCTGGGCGATAACATTTTCTACGGCAATGGCTTCTCCAAGCTGCTCAAGAGCGCCGTGGCCAACGCAGAGAACAAGGGCCGCTGCACCGTGTTCGGCTACTATGTGCAGGACCCCGAGCGCTTTGGCATCGTGGAGTTCGACAAGGACGGCAAGGTGCTCAGCGTGGAGGAAAAGCCCCAGCATCCCAAGTCCAACTACGCCATCACCGGTCTGTACTTCTACAACAAGGAAGTGGTGCAGATGGCAAAGCAGGTAAAGCCCTCTGCCCGCGGCGAGCTGGAGATCACCACCCTGAACGATATGTACCTGAAGAAGGACGAGCTGGATGTGCAGCTGCTGGGCCGCGGCTTTGCATGGCTGGACACCGGCACGATGGAGAGCCTTGTGGAGGCTGCCGACTTTGTGCACATGATCGAGAAGCGTCAGGGCATCAAGATCAGCGCACCGGAGGAGATCGCCTTCAAGTATGGCTGGATCGACCGCGACACCTTGCTGGAAAGCGCCGAGCGCTACGGCAAGAGCCCCTACGGCCAGCATCTGAAGAACGTGGCCGACGGCAAGCTGCGCTACTAAGCATAAGGAAAGGCACATTGGTATGAAAATCATTGTCACAGGCTGCAAGGGGCAGCTGGGCACAGAGCTGCTCAAACAGCTGCAGGAAGGCCGCAGTGAGCTGGGCCCCATCCCCG harbors:
- a CDS encoding helix-turn-helix domain-containing protein, which encodes MSEIAACTLIQEAPDRKTERYMMMFKDYPDVVTVEHLQKMLGVGRKIAYLLVKENKIRSVRVGRSYKIPKICVVEYLLDKT
- a CDS encoding glycosyltransferase, producing the protein MTQTETKGETQMELSACIVVYNGAEEAIRAAQTVLDCTRRYPLTLYLVDNASPDGSGQRLTAAAKDGTLRTAPGQTVQVLCRMENGGFGTGHNTVLSLLHSRVHFILNPDIQLTADTLSDLADWMAAHPGVVMTRPGLTFPDGKPQQLPLRRCNVRAMAYRQLPCLRFWAKYNDRYLMADKDLTKPTEIEFCTGSFSAVDTAAFKAVGGFDEGYFMYVEDADLTQKMRTRGKAYLVPQYTAIHAWHRAAHRSLKPFLWQLRSLLRYFSKWGFAW
- the rfbA gene encoding glucose-1-phosphate thymidylyltransferase RfbA, with amino-acid sequence MKGIILAGGAGTRLYPLTMVTSKQLLPVYDKPMIYYPLSTLMLAGIQDILIISTPTDTPRFEALLGDGSQYGIHLQYKVQPSPDGLAQAFILGEEFIGDDCCAMILGDNIFYGNGFSKLLKSAVANAENKGRCTVFGYYVQDPERFGIVEFDKDGKVLSVEEKPQHPKSNYAITGLYFYNKEVVQMAKQVKPSARGELEITTLNDMYLKKDELDVQLLGRGFAWLDTGTMESLVEAADFVHMIEKRQGIKISAPEEIAFKYGWIDRDTLLESAERYGKSPYGQHLKNVADGKLRY
- a CDS encoding type II toxin-antitoxin system PemK/MazF family toxin produces the protein MQQNWKFQRGDIFFTHFGASTGSEQCGDRPAVILQNDVGNYHSPTLIVATMTSKAEKKVNQPTHCLLENAGLNMPSVVQAEQIFTIDKSRALKYLGHLTPEEMRRVDDAVRISLALNPMGSIQQIEPIRRSTAVYAPPEVVNGKPPVYPYTPIRSSFENAGSIEEMMLYTELQSAVHAMIQRLEYSFTFNPSLLTIPKRKQQVAEILEEAEKYIWRIKEEMRCA
- a CDS encoding SpoIID/LytB domain-containing protein → MKHLHSFARRAAAFLLAAVLCVCIPAAAASAATTIGGADTTLIPAEDENCLSWLFGSKDKITMPYLNIKGQGLKRNVTLDLEDCLVGITYTELGSIGSYVSASAAQQAWKAQAVAVHSYLEYHKQYGSSANALIYTPVSQIPASARNAIRKAVQAVKDEVLVYNGSVCDAVWSASAGYNTQTGVYGTCASLDAWGTDVPYLQSVESPYEEQYHNLLRRVIGKDYTYIEYNDSRTGEPYQSADTTHKDLGGFVQYNTLVSNGRSYRYINQFVSSRYCFDFGADANGTPCMTYYGFGHGVGMSQCGAVGYAAEEGMNYKQILQHYYTGAKIRTSTTRSGGLFGWLAGLFR
- a CDS encoding sigma-70 family RNA polymerase sigma factor, translating into MSFNNGNERRKLNAKREQLRVQYREAGMSEEAIQAMYEFDLGVLNSERAYDANTVAVCDGEDDVDARKAADLKQYEAAITVTDTYRETKSRFAWIGEIENERPLAALESLSELDLKILTLYVYAGYTESEIASALESKRITIHKRIERMAMFLKNF
- a CDS encoding DUF6551 family protein, producing MRLNDNTTFIGINPPYQLSVIHSSKLIYPREIYQRGVERKRVELIARDFNEYIVNEPKVSFRNGRYYVMDGQHTIEGCILLNGGEDRPILCKVYTGLTMEQEALLFAEQNGHTAPLSAGIKLRAKVVGGDAPSKAFVAATNRVGLSLNYDSMQLSDYRISCVGTALKLYDQLGEEIYCEALRHIVAAWEGRPDSFRAAVLRGVMYFVQLYHGQYSAERLVRALSGVHPMELYRISRDNPAKLPGWRRYVYPIYTTYNGKCRKDALPMKF
- a CDS encoding glycosyltransferase family 2 protein — protein: MEKRTDWSISMELDQEKQNQEAAERCRALAQRIVRELAPRSVQVLEDSGLLEKAFCKMNTAVVQSAPELLVVADPQWVSLPAVQAEKVLLVCAEYAGMADCAKQLVAQGFCRELAWKDHGKEQPTALFCRMDAPELPELENGYEQQLDILRERTLLAERTAAEQTAQLERLRSDLSLSRSHEQALEKTLNSVVNSTFWKASWPLRYLVSKCRQLWHTFPLFVFFATLRRVGFAGVKAQAKAKKEYKKLFPGKTMPADRFADVELLVRQAADQPAAPLISIVVPLYNTPHDFLVELLDSVQNQTYRNWELCMVDAGQDADVGALVQERASTDSRIRYRKLDSNEGIAGNTNQGFALATGEYIALLDHDDILHPCALWYVAEAIAKQGADFVYTDEVTFEGDIDHLTVYHFKPDYMLDNLRSNNYICHLSVFSAALLAKVGGDERAEFNGSQDYDLYLRLTEQAEKIVHIPHLLYYWRSSPASVASNISAKTYCLEAAMKALRAHYDRMGVPVDAVTMVPNTPGFYKTDYTITKPGRVSVLIPSCDHSGDLRLCVESIYRKTTYPDFEIIIIENNSKEPATFRCYEQLQKEHPDTLHVLTWQGTGFNYSALNNFGARAATGEYLLLLNNDTEVISPRWMEEMVMYAQQDRVGCVGAKLLYPDNTIQHAGIGFGFLTLAAHMHKNFPVGHPGYMGRLSYAQDVYAVTAACLMVRKDVYEQVEGLDESFAVAFNDVDFCVRVREAGYTNVFTPFAQLYHYESKSRGLDESPAKRKRFASEVERFQKRWAKQLAAGDPCMNPNFDLMKEDFSFDIKPLE